AAGGGCAGGGATTAGTAGGTAGTAGGTAGGTTTTAGGGAAAGCTTTTAACCTAACCCCTACCTACTGCGACTTCCTTAATCTAATTCAATGGAGTCCCGCTGCTTTGGTTTCGAGGAAACCATGCGGGATCTACTGCCTTTGGCAAAGCTCGTAATTTGGGGACACACTACTTAATTAAACCGCTATATTATGAAGTATAAAGTAAAACCAATTAAGTTGTGTGTCCCCAAATCATCTGTCGCATAGTTCGCGGTAGTTACAGAACCTGCATACGGGCAAATTTTCTGTTTTTTGAAATTCTTCTTTTTCTTTAGGTATGTTGAGGCCTATATCTTTACAAAATGAATGCAGTTCTTCGGTTTCCTTTTTTACTGCTTCAGAATATTGTTGAATCTCTTCCGCTTTTACCGATAGTTCCATTTCCGAAAAACTTGGCTGAAGATAAACAATAATAGGATGTATGTTTTCAGGATTTGCTTCAAAATGAAAATATGCCCAGGTTGCGTAGCCAACAAGCTGTTTTTTATGTTTTCTTTCGTCCGGTTTGCCTGTCTTCCAATCCAGGATATAAAGTTTTTCTTTCACAGGAAAAAGAAAATCCACCTTACAATATGCTTTTATCCCGTTTATCCTTGTTTCGCCGTATCCCGGAGGTTCAATTATCCATCCGGTTTTGTTGCTTACGGCTTCTTTCAGTATCCATTGGTATCTGCGGCTTTCAATAAAATTATTTGCTATATTTTTAAGGTTTTCAAATATTTTATCCGTTTCAATTTTTTCTTTTTCTTTGTAATAAACTTCGCGAAATATCTTGACTTTGCAGTATTGCTCGGTCATCTTATGGATGTAATCCAGGAATTTTTCATTATTAACGGGCTTTTCGCTTACAAGAAGCCTTTCCAAAAGAATTTTTACCGTATCATGAAAAATATTCCCAATTTCAAGAGGAATAGATGTCATTTTTTTTAATGATTCAATTTTTTCCTTTGGAAATTCCTGGTCATGTTTTGCGTAATAATCGTAATAGTACTGACGCTTGCACGTCTGGAACTTATCATAACGCGAAACCGACCATCCTAAAATATCGGTATATGAAAACCTTTTGATTTGATTTAACTCTGTTCGCATATTAGTGTTTTGAGGAGAGATTACTTGCCTAAAAGTTTTTGAAGAATTTCATTCACAAGCTGCGGGTTAGCTTTTCCTTTGGATTTTTTCATTACTGCGCCCACCAGCGCTCCCAGGGCGCGTTCTTTGCCGGCCCGAAATTCTTCAACAGCTTTGGGGTTTTCTAAAACCGCTTCCCCGCATAATTTCTTTATTGCGGCCTGATCTGAAATCTGAACGAGCCCTTTTTCCTTTACAATTGCCGATGGGTCTTTTCCGGTACCCATCATTTCCTCAAAAACAGTTTTGCCGATTTTTCCGGAAATTGTGCCGTCAATTATAAGGCAAACCAGCTCCGCAAGATTTTTTGATGAAACAGCGGATTCTTTTATCGTTTTATTGGATGCGTTTAGTTTTCCCATCAGCTCAGTGGTGAGCCAGTTAGCTATAGGTTTGGACGCATCGCCAACACTCACTTCTTTGGACGCCTCTTTTAAAGCGTTTTCATAAAAATCAGCCAAATATTTATCTGCAGTTATAACTTTTGCGTCATATTCTGAAAGCCCGAATTCTTTAACAAACCTGTTAAATTTTTGTTTGGGCAGTTCAGGCAGAGTTTTTTTGAGGCCTTCAATAAAATTTTCGTCAAGATTTATAGGCAAAAGATCGGGTTCGGGGAAATATCTATAATCATGCGCTTCTTCTTTGGATCTCATTGAACGGCTGGATTTAGTTTCTGCGTCCCAAAGCCGGGTTTCCTGAACGATTTTTTGGCCGGACCCTAAATTTTCGGACTGCCTTACAACCTCATATTTCAGAGCGTCCCGAACTCCGGAAAGCGAATTCATATTCTTCAACTCGGTTTTTACGCCATACTCCTTTTGTCCTACCGGACGCAGGGAAATATTTGCGTCGCACCTGAATTTTCCTTCTTCCATGTTGCAGTCAGATACTTCTAAATATTCAAGAATATTTTTTAGCGCCGAAAGATACTCATACGCTTCTTCAGGCGACCTCAGGTCTGCGTCAGAAACTATCTCCATTAAAGGGACTCCGGTGCGGTTATAATCTACAAGAGAATAATCAAGCTCGCGCGAGCCGATAGCGTGCAGAAGTTTTCCCGCATCCTCTTCCAAATGAATGCGTGTTATTCCGATTTTTTTCTTTGACTCATTCAGCGTTATTTCCAAAAATCCGTGCTCGCAGACCGGAAACTCGTATTGGGAAATTTGATAATTTTTGGGGAGATCAGGATAGAAATACTGCTTGCGGGCAAAAATTGACTTTTTATTTATAGAACAATTCAACGCTACGGCGGTTTTGATAATATATTCTACTACCTTCCTGTTTAGTACCGGCAAAACTCCGGGCTGGCCTGTACACACCGGGCAAATATTTGAATTTGGTTCAACGTTTATTTCGGTGGGGCAGCCGCAAAATAATTTTGAGGAAGTTTTTAGCTGGGCATGAACTTCAAGGCCTATTATTGTTTCAAATTCCATTTTAGAATCCTATATTTCTGATCTGTAGCACAAATCATAAGCGTATTCGGCAATTCTTCGTATAACCTTTTTTGCTTTTCTAGTACTTGTAATTTCTGAAGTTAAAATGCAGATTATAAAATCGCCTTTTCTGGTAAAAACTATTCCTACATCCGAAACAGCGTTGGAAAGAAGCCCCGTTTTATGCGCGATGACAATTGATTCAGGAAAGCTTACCGGTATTCTGTCATTGATTTTTTGCCTTTTGAGTATCTTGAGCATTTCTCTTGATGCTTCAGAACTTACAAGCTCTCCGCGGTATATGCTTTCAAGAAAAAAGGCCATATCTTTCGGCGTTGTGAAATTTTCAACCCCTCTATTTCTTTTGCGAAGGTCCATTATGCCGCGCCTGATGTCAGTTTTTGAAAGCCCGAACTTAGCAAAACCTTTGTTCAAATATTTAAAACCTATTGCTTCTACCAGCATGTTCGTGGCCGTGTTGTCGCTTTCCGTTATCATTGCTTCTATCAAATCTTTGATTCCAATTTTGCTTCCAGCCCTCATTCTATATATCGCGGTTTTTGGCCTGGCTTTGTGCCTTTTCTTTAAAGTAAGTTCTCCGGAAAGATCGATTTTTCCGTCTCTTTCGGCCTGAAAATAAGCTGCCATTATTGGAAGCTTAACCAGGCTTGCGCTGGGAAACAAATTACTTGAATTTATTTCAATGGACTGTTTGGTCTGAAGATCTTTTATGACTATGCCGAGTTTTCCGCTGAATTTCATTGCGTAGGACTGTATTTCTACTGAAAGTCTTTGAAACTTTACATAACGTTCCAAGCTTCCTAGCCGGGCGTCTTCTGATAAATTCGGATCCATAATAGGATAGGCAGAAGTGGAAATTATTACTAATGAAAAAATGAATATTATTCCTCTTGCCCAAATCCGAGTAAAAAAAGCAGACTTTTTCCACTGCCAGGTTATCGGCATTGTTAAAAAAGAAACTGCATAGTTTTTAAATGTTCGGTCTTTTTTCATTCCATTCAGTGTTTTTTTCATATTGATAAGCAGATCTCAAAATATCTTCTTCTTTAAATGCCTTTCCCAGAATTTGAAGGCCTATCGGAAGCCCTGAAGCAGAGAATCCGCAAGGGATTGATATCCCTGGCAGTCCGGCAAGGTTGCACGAAATTGTAAAAATATCCGATAAATACATTTGAAGCGGATCAAAAGCTTTTTCTCCTATCTTAAACGCAGGGGTTGGCGCTGTCGGAGTCAATATAATATCAACTTTTTTGAAAGCCTCGTCAAAATCTTTTTTTATCAAGGTCCTTACTTTTTGCGCTTTTCCGTAATACGCGTCATAATACCCCGACGAAAGGGCGTATGTGCCGAGCATTATTCGCCTTTTTACTTCCGCGCCAAAACCCGCGCCTCTGGTCTTTTCATATTCGTCAATAAGATTTGTCCCTTCGGCCTTAAAACCATATTTTATGCCGTCATAACGCGCAAGATTTGCCGAGGCTTCTGAAGTTGCAATAAGATAGTATACCGAAACCGCGTATTTTGTATACGGAAGAGAAATTTCGGAAATCTTTGCTCCCAGATTCTCAAAAACCTTTACTGCATCCCTTACGGCTTTTTCAACCTCTTTGTCCATTCCTTTAATAAAATATTCTTTCGGCAGCCCGATTTTTATGCCATTAATATCCTTTTTTATTTCAGAAACGTAATCCGGCACATCGATATTCGCTGATGTGGAATCTCTTTTGTCGTATCCGGAAATTGCCCGAAGCAGAAGAGCCGCATCTTCAACTGAGTAAGAAAAAGGCCCGATTTGGTCTAAAGATGATGCAAATGCTACCAGGCCGTATCTGGACACTCTGCCGTATGTCGGTTTTATGCCTACCACCCCGCAGCATGCCGCCGGCTGCCTTATTGAACCGCCGGTATCTGATCCCAATGATAATGGCGCCATAGAAGCGGATACCGCTGCTGCGCTTCCGCCCGAAGAACCGCCTGATATGTATTCAGTATTCCAAGGATTCCTTGTTGTCTGGAACGCGGAATTTTCCGTAGATGAACCCATAGCAAATTCATCAAGATTCGTCTTGCCGATAAAAACTGCGTCCGCCTCTTTCAGTTTCTCAATCACCGCCGCGTCATACGGCGCAACATAGTTTTCAAGTATTTTTGACGAACAGGTAGTCTTGAAACCTTTAATATTCATGTTGTCTTTTATCGCAATGGGTATGCCGGCCAAAATGCCGACATTATCGCCCTTAGAGATTTTCTCATCAATAGTTTTAGCTTTTTTTAAGGCTTCTTTTTCTAGAATTGACACGAAAGCTTTTATTTTTGAATCTTTGGCTTGAATTGTTTCAAGGCAAGCAGAAACAACTTCCGCGCTTTTTATCTGGCGAGATTTTATTTTTTGAGAAAGTTCAGTTGCGCTTAATTTTGAATAATCAGCCGGCATTTAAAACCACTTTTTCCTTTTTATAAACAAGTATGTTAAAAATGTTGTTAAAACAATCATAAAAAACGCAAAATACCATACATTTTCGTTTCCAAATATCCTGTGTTCCGCGAAAGGCAAGACGTTCATTCCGTAATAGCTTGTAATTAGAAGCGCGGGCAAAAATATTGTCGCAATTACAGTAAGAAATTTTATTACTTCGTTAAGTTTAAGCGTTACGCCGGACACGTATACTTCCAGCATGCTGCCAATCATCTGGTTATGCGAAGAAAGAGACTGGTTTATTCTAACGAACTGGAAAAAAATGTCCCTAAAATAAGCTGTTTGCTCTTTTGTAATGAATCCTAAAGTTTCTCTCGTAAAATATATATATACATTCTGCTGGGGTTCCGATATTTTCCTGAAATTTAATAGAACTTTTTTAATTGAAAAAAGCTCTTGCATTGTCTCCTTTGTCGGATTTTCCAAAAGTTTATCTTCAAGCTGGTCAAACCTGTCCCCGATTTTATCAAGAGCCGATTCAAAGCTTACTATGATCCTTTGAAAAATATTATATAAAAGATTTTCCAGGCTTTTTAGTTCAACCTGCGGTTTTAGTTTGGCTTTTTCAAACATTGAGTCAATAAAAAGTATTTCCCCCGAGTGAACTGTAATCAGAAAATTCTTGCCTATAAATATGTCAACCTCGTAAATTGCGTCTTCAAAATCAGACAAATCTTTGGCTTTTACTCTTACGCCGTGTATAGCCGCAAAAACATAATTTTCAAACTCTTCAATTTTAGGATGATACTGAGGGAACAGGCAGTCTTCTATTGAAAGCTCGTGAAATTTAAAGGTTTCCGTAAGAAGGCTTATCTCCTCGTTGGTAAAACTGTTGTTTTCAATAACAATATCAACCCATAAAAGAGTAGGATTTTTAGCCAGGATAGCAGGCAAATTTTCCACTCTTGTTTCCGTAGAACTTTCTCCGTTTTTTAAATAAATAGCCCTTATCATTTTTTACCTCTCTATTAGAAATGTCATTCCGAACTTTATTGTCATCCTGAATTTATTTCAGGATCTCGTCTTTCAGATGCTGAACCCCTCCCCCCGCATGGTTTCTTTGAAACCAAATCAGCGGGGCAGGCACGGCGGGCAGGCAAGTTCAACATGACTTACCCTGAAACAAGTTCAGGATAATAGTTTTAATTTTATTTGCAGTTTTTCTTTGCTGAATATTTATTCTATGACTTTTTTTACTTTGAAGAAATTTCCTTCCCGATCTGGCGCGTTATTTAAAATTTGCTTGATCAACTCGGCCGAAGATTTTTTTACCTCATCTTCCCTAAAAGCATTTTCCAGGTCCAGGATATGGCTTGTCGGCTCAATTTCTCTGGTATCCAGTTCATTAAGCTGATCTATATACGAAATTATTGATTCAAGCTGCGAACTGAACTTTTCTTTCTCTTCTTCAGTAAGCTTAAGCCTCGCAAGGCGCGCCACATATTCAACGTCTTTTCTGGTTATTTTCATATAAATGGAGAACCTCTTATATCTCTAGCCCGAAACTTGCAGGCAATAGCGTATTCGCGGATGGATAAGGATTCTAGCAAAAATTTAGCGATATTCCAAAATGACGCTATTGCCAAAGGCAAAAGTGCCATCCTGAACGAAGTGAAGGATCTCAAAAAAGCACCTTCACGTGTCGGGAGACCCTTCGCTACGCTCAGGGTGAGATTGTTGTTCCGGCAACAATCTCAGATTAGCATATTTTACAAGCAGTTTTTTCCACTGGCCCGTATCAAACAAAACCACAAGTTTTAACTCATCTCCCGCGCCGGACTTGTCAATTATCCTTCCCGCTCCGAACTGTATATGCCGGACTCTTCCTCCAAGACTGTACGGGCTTTTTTGTTCAGCCTGATTTTCAAACTCTTCTTCCTTAAAATGCAGAACGGCATCCCTTTGATCGTCTATTACAGGGCTTTTCTGCGATGAAGGTTCAACTCCTGATTCTTCAATAAAACGGGACGGAAGGTTCCATCTCACTTTTCCGTAAACCCTCCGCTCGGAAGCCCAGCTCAAATAAAGATTTTCCTTCGCTCTCGTCATTCCCACATACATCAGCCGCCTTTCTTCTTCAAGCTCATCCTTTTCAAACGACGCTTCCCCTATAGGAAAAAGCCCTTCCTCCAACCCCACAATAAAAACCGTCTTATACTCCAGCCCTTTAGCCAGATGAACCGTCATAAGAGTAACTTTTTCAGAATCGTCCTTTAATTCGTCTATATCGCTGATCAAAGATATTGAAGTCAGGTATCCCGAAAGAGATTTATCGGGAGATATTTTTTCAAATTCCGATACAGCATTCAAAAGTTCGTAGATATTTTCTATCCTGTTGTGAGATTCAATACTGTCTTCTTCTTCCAGCTCTTTTATATACCCTGTTTTTTCAAGAATATTTTTAGCGATTTCGCCAACCGTCATTTTGTTTTTTTCAGCTTTTAATTCTTCTATAAGCTTTTTAAATTCTCTTAGCCTTTTTACGGCATTCGGAGGCAAAATAATTTCCGATAAATTATTCAATGAGCCCCACAAAGATATGCTGTTAGATTGGGCATATTCGCTCAAAATAGCCAGAGAAGTTTTTCCTATGCCCCGGCGCGGAACATTTACTATCCTTTTAAAGCTTATATCGTCATCACTATTGTGAACAAGCCTTAAATAAGCAATGATGTCTTTAACTTCAGCGCGTTCGTAAAACCGGAGAGTCCCTATTACCGCGTAGGGAATGCCGGCGCGCCTGAAAGCGTCTTCAAAAACACGAGACTGCGCATTTGTCCTGTAAAATACCGCGAAACTGTTCAGCGAACATTTATTTTGAGACCGTAATAAATTTATTTCGTCAACTATCCGCTGGGCTTCTTCTATTTCATTTAGGTTTTCAATTATTTTGACATTGTTCCCTTCGGAATTTTCGGTCCAGAGCTTTTTATCTACCCGCGCCTCGTTACCTTGAATAACTTTCCACGCGGAAGATAAAATATTGGGGGTAGAACGGTAGTTCTGCTCAATTTTTATCATTCGGCAATCCGGGTAATCCTTCTCAAAATCAAGAATGTTTTTAATGTCCGCGCCGCGCCATGAATAAATGGACTGGTCGTCATCTCCGACTACGCAGATATTTTTATGTTTTCCTGAAATATATTTTGTCAAAAGATACTGGGCATGGTTCGTATCCTGGTATTCGTCCACAAGAAGATGTTTGAAGCGTTCCTGATACTTTTCTCTTAAAAGCTCGTTATCTCTAAAAGCAAACACGGTTTTCATCAAAAGGTCGCCAAAATCAAGAGCGCCGGCCGTATCCAGTTTTTTTTGATAAAGCTTATAAACCAGCGCGCTTACCTGCCGATGCTGGTCATTTGAAACTTCTGAATGAATTTCATAGGAGTCCGCATCCAAAAGATCGTCTTTCGCTCTTGATATAAGTTCAATGAAACGTCCGGGCTTAAATTTCTTCTCATCAAGATTCAGCTCTTGTATACATCCTCTTAAAACCTGTTTTTGGTCAGAGTCGTCATAAATTAGAAAATCGTTTTTCAGCTTTATATTTTGCGCTTCAACGCGCAGCAATTGCGCGCAAAAAGAATGGAATGTGGATATCCACACGCTTCTTCCTTTTCCCGGGACAAGAAGATCCACCCTTTTCCTCATTTCATCGGCAGCTTTGTTAGTAAAGGTAACGGCAAGTATGTCCCAGGGCGAAACTCCCTGGCTTAAAAGATATGCTATTCGGTAAGTTATAACCCGCGTTTTGCCTGTGCCGGCGCCGGCAAATATCAAAAGCGGCCCGAACTTGTGAAGGACCGCTTCCTTTTGAAATTGATTAAGGTTGTCTAGGGATAGTTCCATATTTTAATTGGGGCTTACTGAAAAATGAACCTACTTATTGAATTATCAATAAATAGTTTGGCAAGAATACAGTCATAAGTGCACGGTTTTTGCGTAGTTATTGTTAAAAAACTTGCATTTTTTATCATTTATAATTTTT
The sequence above is a segment of the Elusimicrobiota bacterium genome. Coding sequences within it:
- a CDS encoding PD-(D/E)XK nuclease family protein; the encoded protein is MRTELNQIKRFSYTDILGWSVSRYDKFQTCKRQYYYDYYAKHDQEFPKEKIESLKKMTSIPLEIGNIFHDTVKILLERLLVSEKPVNNEKFLDYIHKMTEQYCKVKIFREVYYKEKEKIETDKIFENLKNIANNFIESRRYQWILKEAVSNKTGWIIEPPGYGETRINGIKAYCKVDFLFPVKEKLYILDWKTGKPDERKHKKQLVGYATWAYFHFEANPENIHPIIVYLQPSFSEMELSVKAEEIQQYSEAVKKETEELHSFCKDIGLNIPKEKEEFQKTENLPVCRFCNYRELCDR
- the gatB gene encoding Asp-tRNA(Asn)/Glu-tRNA(Gln) amidotransferase subunit GatB codes for the protein MEFETIIGLEVHAQLKTSSKLFCGCPTEINVEPNSNICPVCTGQPGVLPVLNRKVVEYIIKTAVALNCSINKKSIFARKQYFYPDLPKNYQISQYEFPVCEHGFLEITLNESKKKIGITRIHLEEDAGKLLHAIGSRELDYSLVDYNRTGVPLMEIVSDADLRSPEEAYEYLSALKNILEYLEVSDCNMEEGKFRCDANISLRPVGQKEYGVKTELKNMNSLSGVRDALKYEVVRQSENLGSGQKIVQETRLWDAETKSSRSMRSKEEAHDYRYFPEPDLLPINLDENFIEGLKKTLPELPKQKFNRFVKEFGLSEYDAKVITADKYLADFYENALKEASKEVSVGDASKPIANWLTTELMGKLNASNKTIKESAVSSKNLAELVCLIIDGTISGKIGKTVFEEMMGTGKDPSAIVKEKGLVQISDQAAIKKLCGEAVLENPKAVEEFRAGKERALGALVGAVMKKSKGKANPQLVNEILQKLLGK
- a CDS encoding class A beta-lactamase-related serine hydrolase, translated to MKKTLNGMKKDRTFKNYAVSFLTMPITWQWKKSAFFTRIWARGIIFIFSLVIISTSAYPIMDPNLSEDARLGSLERYVKFQRLSVEIQSYAMKFSGKLGIVIKDLQTKQSIEINSSNLFPSASLVKLPIMAAYFQAERDGKIDLSGELTLKKRHKARPKTAIYRMRAGSKIGIKDLIEAMITESDNTATNMLVEAIGFKYLNKGFAKFGLSKTDIRRGIMDLRKRNRGVENFTTPKDMAFFLESIYRGELVSSEASREMLKILKRQKINDRIPVSFPESIVIAHKTGLLSNAVSDVGIVFTRKGDFIICILTSEITSTRKAKKVIRRIAEYAYDLCYRSEI
- the gatA gene encoding Asp-tRNA(Asn)/Glu-tRNA(Gln) amidotransferase subunit GatA yields the protein MPADYSKLSATELSQKIKSRQIKSAEVVSACLETIQAKDSKIKAFVSILEKEALKKAKTIDEKISKGDNVGILAGIPIAIKDNMNIKGFKTTCSSKILENYVAPYDAAVIEKLKEADAVFIGKTNLDEFAMGSSTENSAFQTTRNPWNTEYISGGSSGGSAAAVSASMAPLSLGSDTGGSIRQPAACCGVVGIKPTYGRVSRYGLVAFASSLDQIGPFSYSVEDAALLLRAISGYDKRDSTSANIDVPDYVSEIKKDINGIKIGLPKEYFIKGMDKEVEKAVRDAVKVFENLGAKISEISLPYTKYAVSVYYLIATSEASANLARYDGIKYGFKAEGTNLIDEYEKTRGAGFGAEVKRRIMLGTYALSSGYYDAYYGKAQKVRTLIKKDFDEAFKKVDIILTPTAPTPAFKIGEKAFDPLQMYLSDIFTISCNLAGLPGISIPCGFSASGLPIGLQILGKAFKEEDILRSAYQYEKNTEWNEKRPNI
- a CDS encoding magnesium transporter CorA family protein — encoded protein: MIRAIYLKNGESSTETRVENLPAILAKNPTLLWVDIVIENNSFTNEEISLLTETFKFHELSIEDCLFPQYHPKIEEFENYVFAAIHGVRVKAKDLSDFEDAIYEVDIFIGKNFLITVHSGEILFIDSMFEKAKLKPQVELKSLENLLYNIFQRIIVSFESALDKIGDRFDQLEDKLLENPTKETMQELFSIKKVLLNFRKISEPQQNVYIYFTRETLGFITKEQTAYFRDIFFQFVRINQSLSSHNQMIGSMLEVYVSGVTLKLNEVIKFLTVIATIFLPALLITSYYGMNVLPFAEHRIFGNENVWYFAFFMIVLTTFLTYLFIKRKKWF
- the gatC gene encoding Asp-tRNA(Asn)/Glu-tRNA(Gln) amidotransferase subunit GatC, which encodes MKITRKDVEYVARLARLKLTEEEKEKFSSQLESIISYIDQLNELDTREIEPTSHILDLENAFREDEVKKSSAELIKQILNNAPDREGNFFKVKKVIE
- a CDS encoding UvrD-helicase domain-containing protein, giving the protein MELSLDNLNQFQKEAVLHKFGPLLIFAGAGTGKTRVITYRIAYLLSQGVSPWDILAVTFTNKAADEMRKRVDLLVPGKGRSVWISTFHSFCAQLLRVEAQNIKLKNDFLIYDDSDQKQVLRGCIQELNLDEKKFKPGRFIELISRAKDDLLDADSYEIHSEVSNDQHRQVSALVYKLYQKKLDTAGALDFGDLLMKTVFAFRDNELLREKYQERFKHLLVDEYQDTNHAQYLLTKYISGKHKNICVVGDDDQSIYSWRGADIKNILDFEKDYPDCRMIKIEQNYRSTPNILSSAWKVIQGNEARVDKKLWTENSEGNNVKIIENLNEIEEAQRIVDEINLLRSQNKCSLNSFAVFYRTNAQSRVFEDAFRRAGIPYAVIGTLRFYERAEVKDIIAYLRLVHNSDDDISFKRIVNVPRRGIGKTSLAILSEYAQSNSISLWGSLNNLSEIILPPNAVKRLREFKKLIEELKAEKNKMTVGEIAKNILEKTGYIKELEEEDSIESHNRIENIYELLNAVSEFEKISPDKSLSGYLTSISLISDIDELKDDSEKVTLMTVHLAKGLEYKTVFIVGLEEGLFPIGEASFEKDELEEERRLMYVGMTRAKENLYLSWASERRVYGKVRWNLPSRFIEESGVEPSSQKSPVIDDQRDAVLHFKEEEFENQAEQKSPYSLGGRVRHIQFGAGRIIDKSGAGDELKLVVLFDTGQWKKLLVKYANLRLLPEQQSHPERSEGSPDT